In Streptomyces sp. NBC_01439, the following are encoded in one genomic region:
- a CDS encoding mobilization protein — protein sequence MMPKKAPGGSETVELLEYLFGPGERDEHTDPHLIAAWDPDLPCPARDPGRMTLAGLALLLDAPVEALRGPRPAEHVWHVSVRNHAGDRTLSDAEWAEVAAAMVHAAGIAEHGDEHACRWVAVRHADDHIHIAATLARQDGRHPRVRGDIPAMHAAARVFEARWGLTLMSPLDRTARRRPVTGEAEKAARRGLAETARESLQRTVRIAAALAQGDADFLDRLRDAGLRVRERHGDDGTLVGYAVALPGDRADRGSRLVWFSGSTLAYDLSLPRVRERFTPAVTSADWALAEHRIREASALLGRAGQADGAGDVAALGDLLAVAAEHSPALVRDRVRAAADAFEQAARAPGARSLEGRARAGWRSAARALEHAPRAGRGGGAAVVLTLLIALVEAVEAAAFWHRAQEHRAQARAAAEAAVLLREAAGFTGTPPPTTKPRTGRVVRTPGRGLPAATPVTGVPVRPRPEPGRPGPSRTR from the coding sequence GTGATGCCGAAGAAGGCGCCGGGCGGGTCGGAGACGGTCGAGCTCCTGGAGTACCTCTTCGGTCCCGGGGAGCGCGACGAGCACACCGACCCCCACCTGATCGCCGCCTGGGACCCGGACCTGCCCTGCCCGGCCCGCGACCCCGGCCGGATGACGCTCGCCGGCCTGGCACTGCTCCTGGACGCCCCCGTCGAAGCTTTGCGCGGCCCACGCCCGGCCGAGCACGTCTGGCACGTCTCGGTCCGCAACCACGCCGGCGACCGCACCCTGTCGGACGCCGAATGGGCGGAGGTCGCCGCCGCCATGGTGCACGCCGCGGGCATCGCCGAGCACGGCGACGAACACGCCTGCCGGTGGGTCGCCGTACGGCACGCGGACGATCACATCCACATCGCGGCGACCCTCGCCCGCCAGGACGGCCGGCATCCCCGTGTACGCGGCGACATCCCCGCGATGCACGCCGCCGCCCGCGTCTTCGAAGCCCGCTGGGGCCTCACGCTGATGTCGCCGCTCGACCGGACCGCGCGCCGCCGCCCGGTCACCGGCGAGGCCGAGAAAGCCGCCCGCCGCGGCCTGGCCGAGACCGCCCGCGAATCCCTGCAGCGCACCGTCCGCATCGCGGCCGCGCTCGCGCAGGGCGACGCCGACTTCCTCGACCGGCTCCGCGACGCGGGCCTGCGCGTGCGGGAGCGCCACGGTGACGACGGCACCCTGGTCGGCTACGCGGTCGCGCTCCCCGGCGACCGCGCGGACCGCGGCAGCCGGCTGGTGTGGTTCTCCGGGTCGACGCTCGCCTACGACCTGTCCCTGCCCCGCGTCCGCGAACGCTTCACCCCCGCCGTCACCTCGGCCGACTGGGCGCTGGCCGAACACCGGATCCGGGAGGCCTCCGCGCTCCTGGGCCGCGCCGGTCAAGCTGATGGTGCCGGGGATGTCGCCGCGCTCGGCGACCTCCTGGCGGTGGCCGCCGAGCACTCTCCGGCCCTGGTCCGTGACCGTGTCCGCGCGGCGGCCGACGCCTTCGAGCAGGCCGCCCGCGCCCCCGGCGCCCGCTCCCTGGAGGGCCGCGCCCGTGCCGGATGGCGCTCGGCCGCGCGGGCGTTGGAGCACGCCCCGCGTGCCGGCCGCGGGGGAGGCGCCGCGGTCGTCCTCACCCTGCTGATCGCTTTGGTGGAGGCGGTGGAGGCCGCCGCCTTCTGGCACCGCGCGCAGGAGCACCGGGCGCAGGCGAGAGCCGCCGCGGAGGCCGCCGTCCTGCTGCGCGAGGCAGCCGGCTTTACCGGTACCCCGCCCCCGACGACGAAGCCGCGCACCGGTCGAGTGGTGCGCACGCCGGGCCGTGGCCTGCCCGCCGCTACGCCCGTTACCGGTGTACCGGTCCGGCCGCGCCCTGAACCCGGTCGGCCGGGCCCGTCCCGTACGCGCTGA